A DNA window from Ostrea edulis chromosome 5, xbOstEdul1.1, whole genome shotgun sequence contains the following coding sequences:
- the LOC125651540 gene encoding CCA tRNA nucleotidyltransferase 1, mitochondrial-like isoform X3, translating to MSFITYLFRRQFGAQILSKHLPCCVQLRKSHIARLNKWRGELKIMKVQSPVLDGLMTPEMKKLTDIFEKYNFELRIAGGAVRDVLMDKTPHDIDFATTATPTQMKEMFTTEGIRMINMNGEKHGTITARIDDKENFEVTTLRIDVITDGRRAQVAFTTDWKIDANRRDLTINAMFLDFQWNLYDYFSGRQDLEDRRIRFVGDPTERIQEDYLRIMRYFRFFGRIADSNSVHEESALEAIRQNAHGLKNISGERLWMELSKILMGNFATSLMRTMVSCGVHTYLGLPECCNLDEFERVCEATEVTRCQVMTRLVALLSTDDQDVVIWLFL from the exons ATGTCATTTATCACGTATTTATTTAGACGACAATTCGGAGCACAGATACTT TCTAAACACCTTCCATGCTGCGTACAACTTAGAAAATCTCATATAGCTAGACTGAACAAGTGGAGAGGAGAATTAAAAATCATGAAAGTTCAAAGTCCAGTTTTAGATGGGCTTATGACTCCGGAAATGAAGAAGTTGACTGATATATTTGAGAAATACAATTTTGAGTTGCGTATAGCTGGAGGGGCTGTCCGAGATGTCCTTATGGACAAAACTCCTCATGATATTGACTTTGCCACAACTGCCACTCCCACACAAATGAAAGAAATGTTCACAACCGAGGGTATCCGAATGATTAACATGAATGGAGAGAAGCATGGCACCATCACAGCAAGAATAGATGACAAG GAGAATTTTGAAGTGACAACATTGAGAATTGATGTCATAACAGATGGTAGGAGGGCACAAGTTGCTTTCACCACAGACTGGAAGATTGATGCCAACAGAAGGGATCTCACAATTAATGCCATGTTTCTAG ATTTTCAGTGGAATTTGTATGACTACTTCAGTGGGAGACAGGACTTGGAGGACAGGAGAATCCGGTTTGTGGGGGACCCCACTGAAAGGATCCAGGAGGATTACCTTAGAATCATGAGATACTTCAG ATTTTTTGGAAGAATAGCTGACTCAAACAGTGTACATGAAGAATCGGCCCTAGAGGCCATTAGGCAGAATGCACATGGATTAAAAA ATATTTCTGGTGAGCGTCTCTGGATGGAGTTATCTAAAATCCTGATGGGGAATTTTGCCACCAGTCTGATGAGGACAATGGTGTCTTGTGGTGTGCACACCTACCTAG GTTTACCAGAGTGCTGTAACTTGGATGAGTTTGAGAGAGTTTGTGAAGCAACAGAAGTGACCAGGTGCCAAGTAATGACTAGACTAGTGGCTTTACTGTCTACTGATGACCAG
- the LOC125650094 gene encoding neutral alpha-glucosidase AB-like isoform X2 has protein sequence MAATTIRLSSYLCYLLWIVQVLSVNRDNFKTCDQSGFCKRHRNVQPGNSPYVVLADSLKITDSQISVHLLNSKTNVRLGLDLYGLQGNTARVKINELEPLKPRYEIPVGDVLIGEPKQQNLKVLDRGSGSVTLGLEKSKIVLSYSPFRVDFISGEEPLVSINSQGLLKFEHFRKKPEAQPEEQAPAEPTEEEKKEEEGEKKEEDVKEPEQEEESGLWEETYKSFHDPKLNGPSSVGIDVSFPGFENVYGIPEHAESMALKTTKDTDPYRLFNLDVFEYELYNPMALYGSVPVMWAHNEKSTVGIYWNNAAETWIDISSTTADKNFFSKIADLVKGNTEMAQMDTHWFSESGIIDIFVMLGPRPKDVFKQYAALTGSTELPPLFAISYHQCRWNYNDQDDVRNVDANMDVYDIPFDVIWLDIEHTDGKRYFTWDAHKFPASKDMLNGLSVKGRKMVTIVDPHLKRDDNYKVYSDAKNRDMMVKGSNGVEYEGWCWPGSSSWPDFLNPEVRRWWASKFQYNEYDGSTPDLYIWNDMNEPSVFNGPEITFHKDVQHYGGFENRDVHNLYGFYVQKATAEGILMRSNNEQRPFVLTRAFFAGSQRFGAVWTGDNMGEWSHLKVSNPMLLTLNLAGITFSGADVGGFFRNPDSELQTRWYQAAAFQPFFRAHAHIDTKRREPFLLPEENMKIVRDAIRLRYSYLPFWYTLFYHGYRSGETVMSPLWVEYPEDKSTFKMDDQYLLGSSLLVKPITEQGSTGTTVYFPGNSDVWYDTETYQSYAGSQSTYVNAPLGKIPVFQRGGAIVPRKMRVRRSSSLMATDPFTLVICLNKQGEALGDLYVDDYKSYAYRNGNYIHRAFSFKNNILQSSNADPNGRGSSKEWVEKLVIVGFPKAASSVHITVAGNSQSLHHSYDSATRILTVRKPEVNIATDFTITIQ, from the exons ATGGCAGCCACCACCATCCG GTTGTCATCCTATCTGTGTTATTTGTTGTGGATAGTGCAGGTGCTCTCGGTCAATCGAGACAACTTCAAAACATGTGATCAGAGTGGATTTTGCAA GCGACATCGCAACGTACAGCCAGGGAATAGTCCGTATGTTGTACTGGCAGATTCATTAAAAATCACAGATTCTCAAATAAGTGTTCATCTACTAAATAGCAAAACAAATGTGAGACTTGGTCTGGACTTGTATGGCTTACAAGGAAACACAGCCCGGGTAAAAATTAACGAGCTGGAACCACTTAAGCCTCGTTACGAGATTCCTGTTGGGGATGTTCTTATTGGTGAACCAAAACAGCAGAA CCTTAAAGTTTTAGATCGGGGTTCAGGAAGTGTAACATTAGGACTGGAGAAAAGTAAGATCGTTCTTTCGTATTCGCCATTCCGTGTAGACTTCATATCTGGAGAGGAGCCTTTGGTCAGCATCAATTCACAGGGCCTGCTGAAATTCGAGCATTTCAGGAAGAAGCC AGAGGCTCAGCCAGAGGAACAAGCCCCTGCGGAACCCACAGAAGAAGAGAAAAAG GAGGAAGAAGGTGAGAAGAAGGAGGAAGATGTGAAGGAGCCGGAACAGGAAGAAGAGTCTGGACTGTGGGAAGAAACTTACAAGTCTTTCCATGACCCTAAACTCAATG GTCCATCCTCTGTTGGGATTGATGTCTCCTTCCCGGGTTTTGAGAATGTGTATGGAATTCCTGAACATGCAGAGAGTATGGCGCTGAAGACCACAAA AGACACTGACCCGTATCGTTTGTTTAACCTGGATGTGTTTGAGTATGAACTCTACAACCCAATGGCTCTCTATGGATCTGTGCCTGTCATGTGGGCACACAA TGAGAAAAGTACTGTGGGTATTTACTGGAACAATGCCGCAGAAACCTGGATAGACATTAGCTCTACCACTGCAGACAAG AATTTCTTTTCTAAAATTGCTGATCTTGTGAAGGGGAACACCGAGATGGCTCAGATGGATACCCATTGGTTCTCGGAGAGCGGGATAATCGATATTTTTGTCATGCTAGGACCACGCCCCAAAGATGTGTTTAAACAGTATGCTGCTCTGACTGGATCCACAGAACTCCCCCCA CTGTTTGCGATATCATACCACCAGTGTAGGTGGAACTACAACGACCAGGATGATGTCAGGAA TGTGGATGCCAACATGGATGTATATGACATTCCGTTTGATGTGATTTGGTTAGACATTGAACATACAGATGGAAAAAG atattttaCTTGGGATGCTCACAAGTTTCCAGCCTCCAAAGATATGTTGAATGGTTTGTCTGTGAAAGGAAGAAAGATGGTGACCATTGTGGACCCCCATTTAAAGAGAGATGATAACTACAAAGTGTACTCTGATGCCAAAAACAGGGACATGATGGTGAAAGGAAGCAATGGAGTGGAGTATGAGGGGTGGTGCTGGCCAG GGTCCTCAAGTTGGCCAGACTTCCTGAACCCCGAGGTCAGAAGGTGGTGGGCTTCCAAGTTTCAATACAATGAGTATGATGGCAGCACCCCAGATCTGTATATCTGGAATGACATGAATGAACCGTCTGTATTCAACGGACCAGAAATAACGTTCCACAAAGATGTACAGCACTATGGAGGATTTGAAAACAGAGATGTGCACAATTTGTACGGTTTTTATGTG CAAAAAGCCACAGCTGAGGGAATCTTGATGAGATCCAACAATGAACAAAGACCTTTTGTTCTCACCAGAGCATTCTTTGCTGGTTCCCAGAGATTTG GTGCGGTGTGGACAGGGGACAACATGGGGGAGTGGTCACATCTCAAAGTGTCCAATCCTATGTTACTGACGCTAAACCTGGCAGGAATCACGTTCTCAGGAGCAGATGTAGGGGGCTTCTTCAGGAATCCCGACAGCGAATTGCAGACTCGCTGGTACCAG GCTGCAGCTTTCCAACCATTCTTCAGAGCACATGCCCACATTGACACGAAGAGGCGTGAGCCATTCTTATTACCTGAGGAGAACATGAAAATTGTCCGAGATGCTATTCGACTGCGgtacagttatctccctttctGGTACACTCTGTTTTACCATGGTTATCGTAGCGGAGAGACAGTAATGAGCCCACTGTGGGTGGAATATCCAGAAGACAAAAGCACATTTAAAAtggatgatcaatatttgttag GATCTTCACTTTTGGTTAAACCAATCACGGAGCAGGGATCCACTGGTACAACCGTATATTTCCCTGGTAACAGTGAT GTGTGGTACGACACAGAGACATATCAGAGTTATGCTGGCTCCCAGAGCACATATGTAAATGCACCTCTTGGAAAAATCCCAGTCTTTCAGAGGGGTGGAGCTATTGTCCCACGCAAAATGAGGGTGCGGAGGTCCTCGTCTCTGATGGCAACTGACCCTTTTACTCTGGTTATTTGTCTGAATAAACAG GGTGAAGCTTTGGGAGATCTGTACGTAGACGATTATAAATCCTATGCCTACAGAAATGGAAATTACATACATAGAGCGTTCAGcttcaaaaacaatatattacAAAGCAG taaTGCGGATCCAAATGGAAGAGGATCCAGCAAAGAATGGGTGGAAAAATTAGTGATAGTAGGATTTCCTAAAGCTGCATCTAGTGTCCATATTACAG TTGCTGGGAATTCTCAGTCTCTACATCATAGTTATGACAGTGCCACCAGAATTTTAACAGTTAGAAAACCTGAAGTCAATATAGCAACAGATTTCACAATCACCATTCAGTAA
- the LOC125650094 gene encoding neutral alpha-glucosidase AB-like isoform X1: MAATTIRLSSYLCYLLWIVQVLSVNRDNFKTCDQSGFCKRHRNVQPGNSPYVVLADSLKITDSQISVHLLNSKTNVRLGLDLYGLQGNTARVKINELEPLKPRYEIPVGDVLIGEPKQQNLKVLDRGSGSVTLGLEKSKIVLSYSPFRVDFISGEEPLVSINSQGLLKFEHFRKKPGWVDKLTSVFSWFSQPFREAQPEEQAPAEPTEEEKKEEEGEKKEEDVKEPEQEEESGLWEETYKSFHDPKLNGPSSVGIDVSFPGFENVYGIPEHAESMALKTTKDTDPYRLFNLDVFEYELYNPMALYGSVPVMWAHNEKSTVGIYWNNAAETWIDISSTTADKNFFSKIADLVKGNTEMAQMDTHWFSESGIIDIFVMLGPRPKDVFKQYAALTGSTELPPLFAISYHQCRWNYNDQDDVRNVDANMDVYDIPFDVIWLDIEHTDGKRYFTWDAHKFPASKDMLNGLSVKGRKMVTIVDPHLKRDDNYKVYSDAKNRDMMVKGSNGVEYEGWCWPGSSSWPDFLNPEVRRWWASKFQYNEYDGSTPDLYIWNDMNEPSVFNGPEITFHKDVQHYGGFENRDVHNLYGFYVQKATAEGILMRSNNEQRPFVLTRAFFAGSQRFGAVWTGDNMGEWSHLKVSNPMLLTLNLAGITFSGADVGGFFRNPDSELQTRWYQAAAFQPFFRAHAHIDTKRREPFLLPEENMKIVRDAIRLRYSYLPFWYTLFYHGYRSGETVMSPLWVEYPEDKSTFKMDDQYLLGSSLLVKPITEQGSTGTTVYFPGNSDVWYDTETYQSYAGSQSTYVNAPLGKIPVFQRGGAIVPRKMRVRRSSSLMATDPFTLVICLNKQGEALGDLYVDDYKSYAYRNGNYIHRAFSFKNNILQSSNADPNGRGSSKEWVEKLVIVGFPKAASSVHITVAGNSQSLHHSYDSATRILTVRKPEVNIATDFTITIQ, encoded by the exons ATGGCAGCCACCACCATCCG GTTGTCATCCTATCTGTGTTATTTGTTGTGGATAGTGCAGGTGCTCTCGGTCAATCGAGACAACTTCAAAACATGTGATCAGAGTGGATTTTGCAA GCGACATCGCAACGTACAGCCAGGGAATAGTCCGTATGTTGTACTGGCAGATTCATTAAAAATCACAGATTCTCAAATAAGTGTTCATCTACTAAATAGCAAAACAAATGTGAGACTTGGTCTGGACTTGTATGGCTTACAAGGAAACACAGCCCGGGTAAAAATTAACGAGCTGGAACCACTTAAGCCTCGTTACGAGATTCCTGTTGGGGATGTTCTTATTGGTGAACCAAAACAGCAGAA CCTTAAAGTTTTAGATCGGGGTTCAGGAAGTGTAACATTAGGACTGGAGAAAAGTAAGATCGTTCTTTCGTATTCGCCATTCCGTGTAGACTTCATATCTGGAGAGGAGCCTTTGGTCAGCATCAATTCACAGGGCCTGCTGAAATTCGAGCATTTCAGGAAGAAGCC GGGCTGGGTCGACAAGCTGACTTCTGTATTCTCATGGTTTTCCCAACCTTTCAGAGAGGCTCAGCCAGAGGAACAAGCCCCTGCGGAACCCACAGAAGAAGAGAAAAAG GAGGAAGAAGGTGAGAAGAAGGAGGAAGATGTGAAGGAGCCGGAACAGGAAGAAGAGTCTGGACTGTGGGAAGAAACTTACAAGTCTTTCCATGACCCTAAACTCAATG GTCCATCCTCTGTTGGGATTGATGTCTCCTTCCCGGGTTTTGAGAATGTGTATGGAATTCCTGAACATGCAGAGAGTATGGCGCTGAAGACCACAAA AGACACTGACCCGTATCGTTTGTTTAACCTGGATGTGTTTGAGTATGAACTCTACAACCCAATGGCTCTCTATGGATCTGTGCCTGTCATGTGGGCACACAA TGAGAAAAGTACTGTGGGTATTTACTGGAACAATGCCGCAGAAACCTGGATAGACATTAGCTCTACCACTGCAGACAAG AATTTCTTTTCTAAAATTGCTGATCTTGTGAAGGGGAACACCGAGATGGCTCAGATGGATACCCATTGGTTCTCGGAGAGCGGGATAATCGATATTTTTGTCATGCTAGGACCACGCCCCAAAGATGTGTTTAAACAGTATGCTGCTCTGACTGGATCCACAGAACTCCCCCCA CTGTTTGCGATATCATACCACCAGTGTAGGTGGAACTACAACGACCAGGATGATGTCAGGAA TGTGGATGCCAACATGGATGTATATGACATTCCGTTTGATGTGATTTGGTTAGACATTGAACATACAGATGGAAAAAG atattttaCTTGGGATGCTCACAAGTTTCCAGCCTCCAAAGATATGTTGAATGGTTTGTCTGTGAAAGGAAGAAAGATGGTGACCATTGTGGACCCCCATTTAAAGAGAGATGATAACTACAAAGTGTACTCTGATGCCAAAAACAGGGACATGATGGTGAAAGGAAGCAATGGAGTGGAGTATGAGGGGTGGTGCTGGCCAG GGTCCTCAAGTTGGCCAGACTTCCTGAACCCCGAGGTCAGAAGGTGGTGGGCTTCCAAGTTTCAATACAATGAGTATGATGGCAGCACCCCAGATCTGTATATCTGGAATGACATGAATGAACCGTCTGTATTCAACGGACCAGAAATAACGTTCCACAAAGATGTACAGCACTATGGAGGATTTGAAAACAGAGATGTGCACAATTTGTACGGTTTTTATGTG CAAAAAGCCACAGCTGAGGGAATCTTGATGAGATCCAACAATGAACAAAGACCTTTTGTTCTCACCAGAGCATTCTTTGCTGGTTCCCAGAGATTTG GTGCGGTGTGGACAGGGGACAACATGGGGGAGTGGTCACATCTCAAAGTGTCCAATCCTATGTTACTGACGCTAAACCTGGCAGGAATCACGTTCTCAGGAGCAGATGTAGGGGGCTTCTTCAGGAATCCCGACAGCGAATTGCAGACTCGCTGGTACCAG GCTGCAGCTTTCCAACCATTCTTCAGAGCACATGCCCACATTGACACGAAGAGGCGTGAGCCATTCTTATTACCTGAGGAGAACATGAAAATTGTCCGAGATGCTATTCGACTGCGgtacagttatctccctttctGGTACACTCTGTTTTACCATGGTTATCGTAGCGGAGAGACAGTAATGAGCCCACTGTGGGTGGAATATCCAGAAGACAAAAGCACATTTAAAAtggatgatcaatatttgttag GATCTTCACTTTTGGTTAAACCAATCACGGAGCAGGGATCCACTGGTACAACCGTATATTTCCCTGGTAACAGTGAT GTGTGGTACGACACAGAGACATATCAGAGTTATGCTGGCTCCCAGAGCACATATGTAAATGCACCTCTTGGAAAAATCCCAGTCTTTCAGAGGGGTGGAGCTATTGTCCCACGCAAAATGAGGGTGCGGAGGTCCTCGTCTCTGATGGCAACTGACCCTTTTACTCTGGTTATTTGTCTGAATAAACAG GGTGAAGCTTTGGGAGATCTGTACGTAGACGATTATAAATCCTATGCCTACAGAAATGGAAATTACATACATAGAGCGTTCAGcttcaaaaacaatatattacAAAGCAG taaTGCGGATCCAAATGGAAGAGGATCCAGCAAAGAATGGGTGGAAAAATTAGTGATAGTAGGATTTCCTAAAGCTGCATCTAGTGTCCATATTACAG TTGCTGGGAATTCTCAGTCTCTACATCATAGTTATGACAGTGCCACCAGAATTTTAACAGTTAGAAAACCTGAAGTCAATATAGCAACAGATTTCACAATCACCATTCAGTAA